CGATGAGGGTGGGGATGAAATCAGGCCCATGAACAAAGCCGTTGAAGTCGTAGTTGGCTGTTACGTTTAGGTGGCCAGCTATCTGTAGCGAAAATTTCTTGTTGGGCGTGAGAAATACAAATTGGGGCGTTGGGCTATTTTTGTTGTCGGGGGTAGTTGTCCAAGCCTGTTTGAGGATTGTCGTATCGCCTAAGGGCGGGGGCGCTTCCTGCGATTGAGCGGGCGTGTGGCATAAGAATGCAAAGCAAAGGAGAAGTAAGCACCTTCTCGTGTCAGCAATTTTAAACGTCATTTTATTGTGGTTTCCGTAGATTAAATTAGGCGCAAATGTATGGAATGTATTTGTTTAAGAGTGTAAAAAGTAACAAGGGAGATACCGTAATGGTATCTCCCTTGCACAATATAACATTTACGCTATCGATCCTCGTATTCCGCTAAAATCTCACGAACACCATCGGGAGAAACGCGACCGTATACTTTTTCGCCAATGGTAACTACAGGGGCAAGGCCGCAGGCTCCTACGCAGCGTAGGCAGCTTAACGAAAACTTACCATCGGCAGTAGTTTCACCTACGGCAATGTTAAGCGTCCGCTTAAATTCGTCCAGCACCTTTTCTGCTCCACGTACGTAGCATGCAGTTCCTGTACATATTGATATAGGAAATTTACCCTTAGGAAGCATATTGAAGAAGGAGTAAAAGGTAACCACTCCGTAAACTTTAGCTACCGAAATGTTCAGCTCCTTTGCAATAACCTCTTGTACTTCGGCAGGTAGGTAGCCAAACTCTTCCTGTGTTTTATGAAGAACGTTGATCAGCTCTCCTTCGTCGTTGTTGAAGTTTTTGCAGATCTCCTCAATTTTATTGAGCTGGCTTTGTTTTAGCTCTAACTTTATATGTGACATGGTGGTACCTCCTTAGTCTTTAGTGATGATGATTTCGCTCTTGCTTTTGTCGAAGTAGTGCGTGTGAAGTAGATGGTGAGCCTTTTCGCTCATAGGAGCACCCAAAAACTCTTCATAAAGTTTGGTAATATATGGGTTCTCATGCGATTTTCTGCAAGGCTTATTGGCATCTTCGCGATAGATTGCCATGGTACGAGCCGTTAAAATGCGGGCATCACCGTGGTGTAAAGGCTGTCCACCACCACCAATACATCCACCAGGACATGCCATAACTTCAATGGCATGATACTGCTCTTCGCCCGAACGAATCCGATCTAGCAGTTTGCGGGCATTTCCAAGTCCGTGCGCAATACCGATTTTAATTTCGGTACCATTAAAATCTACCGTTGCCGAGCGAATACCTTCCATTCCTCGTAGCTGGTGGAAATCTACCTTTTCTAGTGTTTTCTTGGTAAATACCTCGTAAGCAGTACGTGTTGCAGCTTCAATAACCCCACCTGTAGCTCCGAAAATCACAGCAGCACCGGTAGATTCACCTAGTGGCTTATCAAAGTCTTCTTCCGGAAGGTCGTTAAAGTTGATGTTTGCCTCCTTAATAAGGTGGGCTAGCTCGCGGGTAGAAACGGCGTAGTCTACATCGGGATTCCCGTTTACGCTAAATTCTTCGCGTTGGCATTCGTATTTTTTGGCAAGGCAAGGCATAATAGAAACAACCACCAAGTCTTCGCGCTTTACGTTGACCTTATCTGCAAAATATGTTTTTGCGATAGCGCCAAACATTTGCTGTGGCGAGCGAGCGGTTGACGGGATATTAAGCATGTCTGGGTAGTTGGTCTCGAAGAAGTTAACCCAACCTGGACAGCATGATGTGAGGATTGGAAGGTTTACATTCTTATCACCAGCAAGATGCCTTGATAGGCGATTTAGCAGCTCGGTGCCCTCTTCCATAATGGTTAAGTCGGCCGCAAAATCGGTGTCAAAAACATAATCGAAGCCAAGACGGCGAAGGGCGGCAGCCAGCTTACCTGTGACAAGTGTACCTGGTGCCATTCCAAACTCTTCTCCAAGGGCAGCGCGAACTGCAGGAGCGGTTTGTACAATTACTGTTTTCTTAGGATTTGCTAAATCGCGTACAACCTTTGGCGTGTGATCAACCTCGGTAAGAGCTCCTGTTGGACATACGGCAACGCATTGTCCACAGTAGGTGCATGGCGATTTTTCTAGATCTTGCTCAAAGGCAGGCGCAACAACAGCCATAAAACCGCGGTTGATGGCGCTTAATGCTCCAACCGTTTGGAAGTTATTGCACATGGTTTCGCAACGACGGCACATGATACATTTGTCCATATCGCGAATAATGGAGGGCGAATAGTCTACCTTGTAGGTCGACATTTCAGCGTACTCCTGTCCTGGAATGTGGCGAACACCTAACCTTACGGCCATATTTTGAAGATCGCAACGACCCGATTTGGGGCATGTAAGGCAGTCTTTAGGGTGATCTGAGAGTATCAGTTCCAGAACCGTTTTACGAGCGTTAAGTACTCGCATGGTGTTTGTTCTGACTACCATACCTTCGGTTGCAATGGTATTGCACGAAGGAGCAAGGTTTCTGCGTCCCTCTACCTCTACAACGCAAATACGGCAGCCTGCAGGCTTATTCTCAATTTTTAAATCTTCCAGATTCATGTAGCAAAGAACTGGTATATCAATACCTAGGCTCTTTGCCGCTTTGTAGATTGTTGTACCTTTTTCAACCTCTACTTCGCGGTGGTCTATTGTGAGTTTAATTGTTTCCATTTTCGTCCCAACTATTTTATGCTGATAGCACTAAATTTACATTTCTCCATACACGCTCCACACTTAATACAAGTTGTAGGGTTGATAACGTGAGGCTGTTTACGCTCGCCTGTAATTGCGTTTACAGGGCAGTTTCTAGAACATGCGGTACATCCAACACAAGCGTCTGGATCAATAACGTAGTTCATAAGAGCCTTACACTGACCAGCCGTACACTTCTTTTCGGTTACGTGATCGAGATATTCGTGGTAGAAATTTTCGAGAGTTGATAGTACCGGATTGGGAGACGTTTGTCCTAGACCACAAAGCGATGTATCTTTAATTACATGGGATAGGTTGCGAAGGCGATCTAGGTCTTCCATAGTACCGTGTCCTTTTGTAATTCTATCAAGAAGTTCGAAAAGGCGCTTGTTCCCGATGCGGCAAGGAGCACACTTTCCGCACGATTCTTCAACTGTAAATTCGAGGAAGAATTTGGCTACGGAAACCATACAGTCGTCTTCGTCCATAACGATCATACCTCCAGAGCCCATCATCGAGCCTACGGATATTAGGTTATCAAAATCGATAGGGGTATCGAGATGTTTCTCGGTTAAACAGCCACCTGATGGTCCACCAGTTTGAACCGCTTTGAACTTTTTGCCATTCTTGATGCCACCTCCAATTTCGAAGATAACTTCGCGAAGTGTGGTTCCCATTGGAACTTCAATAAGGCCAACGTTGTTGATTTTGCCCGCTAATGCAAATACTTTGGTTCCTTTAGATTTCTCAGTTCCTATTTTAGCAAACCAGTCGGCACCATTCAAAAGGATAACTGGAACGTTTGCGAACGTTTCAACGTTATTTACGTTGGTTGGTTTTTCTTTATATCCCGATTCTGCCGGGAATGGAGGTTTTACGGTCGGTTCTCCTCTAAGCCCTTCCATCGAGTGGATGAGCGCAGTCTC
This DNA window, taken from Alistipes sp. ZOR0009, encodes the following:
- the nuoE gene encoding NADH-quinone oxidoreductase subunit NuoE — translated: MSHIKLELKQSQLNKIEEICKNFNNDEGELINVLHKTQEEFGYLPAEVQEVIAKELNISVAKVYGVVTFYSFFNMLPKGKFPISICTGTACYVRGAEKVLDEFKRTLNIAVGETTADGKFSLSCLRCVGACGLAPVVTIGEKVYGRVSPDGVREILAEYEDR
- a CDS encoding NADH-quinone oxidoreductase subunit NuoF, which gives rise to MTKYKMHILVCGGTGCRASESDAIVANLKQELEANGLEKDIQVIMTGCFGFCEKGPIVKIMPDNTFYVQVRPEDVKEIIAEHIIKGRKVNRLLYSDPNSQEHIADSKHMEFYKKQIRIALRNCGFINPENIDEYIARDGYMALGKSLTELTPQQVIDEIKKSGLRGRGGGGFPTGLKWELASKNQADQKYVVCNADEGDPGAFMDRSILEGDPHSVIEAMAICGYTMGANKGLVYIRAEYPLAIHRLKVALKQAREYGLLGSDIMGTGFDFDIEIRYGAGAFVCGEETALIHSMEGLRGEPTVKPPFPAESGYKEKPTNVNNVETFANVPVILLNGADWFAKIGTEKSKGTKVFALAGKINNVGLIEVPMGTTLREVIFEIGGGIKNGKKFKAVQTGGPSGGCLTEKHLDTPIDFDNLISVGSMMGSGGMIVMDEDDCMVSVAKFFLEFTVEESCGKCAPCRIGNKRLFELLDRITKGHGTMEDLDRLRNLSHVIKDTSLCGLGQTSPNPVLSTLENFYHEYLDHVTEKKCTAGQCKALMNYVIDPDACVGCTACSRNCPVNAITGERKQPHVINPTTCIKCGACMEKCKFSAISIK
- a CDS encoding NADH-dependent [FeFe] hydrogenase, group A6; protein product: METIKLTIDHREVEVEKGTTIYKAAKSLGIDIPVLCYMNLEDLKIENKPAGCRICVVEVEGRRNLAPSCNTIATEGMVVRTNTMRVLNARKTVLELILSDHPKDCLTCPKSGRCDLQNMAVRLGVRHIPGQEYAEMSTYKVDYSPSIIRDMDKCIMCRRCETMCNNFQTVGALSAINRGFMAVVAPAFEQDLEKSPCTYCGQCVAVCPTGALTEVDHTPKVVRDLANPKKTVIVQTAPAVRAALGEEFGMAPGTLVTGKLAAALRRLGFDYVFDTDFAADLTIMEEGTELLNRLSRHLAGDKNVNLPILTSCCPGWVNFFETNYPDMLNIPSTARSPQQMFGAIAKTYFADKVNVKREDLVVVSIMPCLAKKYECQREEFSVNGNPDVDYAVSTRELAHLIKEANINFNDLPEEDFDKPLGESTGAAVIFGATGGVIEAATRTAYEVFTKKTLEKVDFHQLRGMEGIRSATVDFNGTEIKIGIAHGLGNARKLLDRIRSGEEQYHAIEVMACPGGCIGGGGQPLHHGDARILTARTMAIYREDANKPCRKSHENPYITKLYEEFLGAPMSEKAHHLLHTHYFDKSKSEIIITKD